A genomic window from Streptomyces brevispora includes:
- a CDS encoding LCP family protein: MGRSSTPGEGTRPRVRHAGQLGWDDGLYEDRNDDAVTPDAEGAGDGGSVRRGDGRRGRSHRAGKRKKRRVLRWTALVLAVLILGTGAAGYLWYEHLNGNLRKGHRSAGNSSAKKTAPNAAGQTPLNILLIGSDSRNTAENLKLGGSKSSVGGTPLADVQMLLHVSADRKNASVVSIPRDTRVNIPACEDPDSGHKYPATNDLINTTLGRGGPGCTLDTWETLTGVYIDHWMLVDFAGVVSMADAVGGAEVCVKQDVHDVPKPNVPGGSYLKLTKGPHKIKGKQALQWLRTRHAFESDFGRSKAQHMYMNSVIRELKDQNAFTDTGRLMSLAETATKSLQVSEEIGSVKKLFDLGMQLKGVPMDKMNMLTMPRIPDPGNANHVLAKPGAADKLWALLRDDESLDPKDRAKSKKKKESGPAAGAPASLGVTVVNGTAADGQAPTSNRAAGVRDLLRAKGFTEAATSTTPGSALTTEVTYPKSSGPQGRSDAVSIAKALSMPTSVVKEAPDGDELTLTVGSDWRTGSTFPKAAADDSDPLEGTEAVNGAKTGCMDVYWPYRQM; encoded by the coding sequence GTGGGACGGAGCAGCACGCCAGGGGAGGGAACGCGACCACGGGTCCGGCATGCCGGTCAGCTCGGCTGGGACGACGGCCTCTACGAGGACCGGAACGACGACGCCGTGACACCGGACGCGGAAGGGGCCGGAGACGGGGGCAGCGTCCGCCGCGGCGACGGGCGCCGCGGCCGTTCGCACCGGGCCGGGAAGCGGAAGAAACGGCGCGTACTGCGCTGGACAGCCCTCGTGCTGGCGGTGCTGATACTCGGCACCGGCGCGGCCGGTTACCTCTGGTACGAGCACCTGAACGGCAACCTCCGCAAGGGCCACCGCAGTGCGGGCAACAGCTCGGCGAAGAAGACCGCGCCGAACGCCGCCGGGCAGACCCCGCTGAACATCCTGCTGATCGGGTCCGACAGCCGCAACACCGCGGAGAACCTCAAGCTCGGCGGGTCGAAGTCGAGCGTCGGCGGGACCCCGCTCGCCGATGTGCAGATGCTGCTCCATGTGTCGGCCGACCGGAAGAACGCCTCGGTCGTCAGCATCCCGCGCGACACCCGCGTGAACATCCCGGCCTGTGAGGACCCCGACAGCGGCCACAAGTACCCCGCCACCAACGACCTCATCAACACGACGCTCGGCCGTGGCGGCCCCGGCTGCACACTGGACACCTGGGAGACGCTCACCGGGGTCTACATCGACCACTGGATGCTGGTCGACTTCGCCGGTGTGGTGTCCATGGCGGACGCGGTGGGCGGCGCCGAGGTGTGCGTGAAGCAGGACGTCCACGACGTGCCCAAGCCCAACGTGCCCGGCGGCTCCTACCTGAAGCTGACGAAGGGCCCGCACAAGATCAAGGGCAAGCAGGCCCTCCAGTGGCTGCGCACCCGGCACGCCTTCGAGAGCGACTTCGGCCGGTCCAAGGCCCAGCACATGTACATGAACTCCGTCATCCGTGAGCTGAAGGATCAGAACGCCTTCACTGACACCGGACGGCTGATGAGCCTCGCCGAGACGGCGACCAAGTCGCTCCAGGTCTCCGAGGAGATCGGTTCGGTGAAGAAGCTGTTCGACCTCGGCATGCAGCTCAAGGGCGTGCCGATGGACAAGATGAACATGCTGACCATGCCGAGGATTCCCGACCCCGGGAACGCCAACCACGTGCTGGCGAAGCCGGGCGCCGCGGACAAGCTCTGGGCGCTGCTGCGCGACGACGAGTCGCTCGACCCGAAGGACCGGGCCAAGAGCAAGAAGAAGAAGGAGAGCGGACCCGCGGCCGGCGCTCCCGCCTCGCTCGGCGTGACCGTCGTCAACGGGACGGCGGCCGACGGCCAGGCGCCCACCAGCAACCGTGCCGCGGGCGTCCGGGACCTCTTGCGGGCCAAGGGCTTCACCGAGGCGGCCACCTCGACCACTCCCGGATCGGCGCTGACGACCGAGGTGACCTATCCGAAGAGCTCCGGCCCCCAGGGCAGGTCGGACGCGGTCTCCATCGCCAAGGCGCTGTCGATGCCGACCAGCGTCGTCAAGGAGGCGCCGGACGGGGACGAACTGACGCTCACGGTCGGCTCGGACTGGCGGACGGGGTCCACGTTCCCGAAGGCGGCAGCGGACGACAGCGACCCGCTGGAGGGCACCGAGGCGGTCAACGGTGCCAAGACGGGCTGCATGGACGTGTACTGGCCGTACCGCCAGATGTAG
- a CDS encoding TIGR03089 family protein: MNASDRTPADLLRSALAADPARPMVTFYDDATGERVELSVATFANWVAKTANLLQGDLAAEPGDRLALLLPAHWQSAVWLLACSSVGVVAEVQGDPAAADLVVTGPDTLEAARACRGERIALALRPMGGRFPQPPEGFADYAVEVPGQGDRFAPFAPVDPDAPALTVDGVSFTSAQLVARAREDGAALGLGAGSRLLSGRTYDTWDGLSAGLFAPLATGGSVVLCRHLGKLGEDGLAQRVESERVTRSV; the protein is encoded by the coding sequence ATGAACGCCAGCGACCGCACCCCTGCCGACCTGCTGCGTTCCGCGCTTGCCGCGGACCCGGCCCGCCCCATGGTCACTTTCTACGACGACGCCACCGGAGAACGCGTGGAACTGTCGGTGGCCACCTTCGCCAATTGGGTGGCCAAGACCGCCAACCTGCTGCAGGGCGACCTCGCCGCGGAGCCCGGCGACCGGCTCGCGCTGCTGCTGCCCGCGCACTGGCAGTCCGCGGTCTGGCTGCTCGCCTGCTCCTCGGTCGGTGTCGTCGCCGAGGTGCAGGGCGATCCGGCCGCCGCCGATCTCGTCGTCACCGGACCGGACACGCTGGAGGCCGCACGGGCCTGCCGCGGCGAGCGGATCGCGCTGGCGCTGCGCCCGATGGGCGGCAGGTTCCCGCAGCCGCCCGAGGGCTTCGCGGACTACGCGGTGGAGGTGCCGGGGCAGGGCGACCGGTTCGCGCCGTTCGCCCCGGTGGACCCGGATGCCCCGGCGTTGACCGTGGACGGGGTCTCGTTCACCTCGGCGCAGCTGGTGGCGCGGGCCCGCGAGGACGGTGCCGCGCTGGGCCTGGGCGCCGGATCGCGGCTGCTGTCGGGACGTACGTACGACACCTGGGACGGCCTCAGCGCCGGGCTCTTCGCGCCGCTGGCGACCGGGGGTTCCGTGGTCCTGTGCCGGCACCTCGGAAAGCTGGGCGAGGACGGGCTGGCGCAGCGCGTCGAGAGCGAGCGGGTCACCCGGAGCGTGTGA
- a CDS encoding LCP family protein — protein MTESAGTPADPDDAGAGEDQTPDGLPVEESGKQPAPGGETRSGSGSTSGGGPSPAAPDPGSTLDITVKRRRHWLRWTALGASFVVLVAAGTGWWLYKRLDGNIKTDTSAAAELKTYEKERPVSVVHDAENILLIGSDSRAGDNRKYGRDDGGSQRSDTTILLHMAADRKSTTAMSIPRDLMVNIPACHRQDKTTSKPQFSQFNWAFEFGGTACTIRTVEKMTGVRIDHYMVVDFNGFKDMVDAVKGVDICLKEPINDTAAHLKLPAGRQKLNGEQALGYVRVRKSIGNGSDTERMDRQQQFLGALVNKVQSNGVLLNPTRLYPVLDAATKALTTDPGLDTLKDLYELVRGMRNVPTDKVQFLTVPRKPYTADPNRDELVQPDADRLFKQLRDDTPLAVVPADQLNGDQGKNTGQGSEHSQNEQDDGGKSQPGEGSTEGESGATGAPGAGPTPTYSGNNAAADLCKR, from the coding sequence GTGACCGAAAGCGCCGGCACTCCGGCCGACCCCGACGACGCGGGCGCGGGCGAGGACCAGACGCCGGACGGGTTGCCCGTCGAGGAGAGCGGCAAGCAGCCCGCCCCGGGCGGCGAGACCCGCAGTGGATCGGGCAGCACATCGGGCGGCGGGCCGTCGCCCGCGGCCCCCGACCCCGGCTCGACGCTCGACATCACCGTCAAGCGCAGGCGGCACTGGCTGCGTTGGACCGCGCTCGGGGCCTCGTTCGTCGTCCTCGTCGCCGCGGGCACCGGCTGGTGGCTGTACAAGAGGCTCGACGGCAACATCAAGACGGACACCTCCGCGGCCGCCGAACTCAAGACGTACGAGAAGGAACGACCCGTTTCCGTCGTCCACGACGCGGAGAACATCCTGCTCATCGGCTCCGACAGCCGGGCCGGGGACAACCGCAAGTACGGGCGTGACGACGGGGGCAGCCAGCGCTCGGACACCACGATCCTGCTGCACATGGCAGCGGACCGGAAGAGCACCACCGCGATGTCCATCCCGCGCGATCTGATGGTGAACATCCCGGCCTGCCACAGACAGGACAAAACCACCAGCAAGCCGCAATTCTCCCAGTTCAACTGGGCTTTCGAGTTCGGCGGAACCGCCTGCACCATCCGTACCGTCGAGAAGATGACGGGCGTCCGCATCGACCACTACATGGTTGTCGACTTCAACGGCTTCAAGGACATGGTCGACGCGGTGAAGGGCGTCGACATCTGCCTCAAGGAGCCGATCAACGACACCGCGGCCCACCTCAAGCTCCCGGCGGGCCGCCAGAAGCTCAACGGCGAGCAGGCGCTGGGGTACGTACGGGTCCGCAAGTCGATCGGCAACGGCAGCGACACCGAACGGATGGACCGCCAGCAGCAGTTCCTGGGCGCGCTGGTCAACAAGGTGCAGAGCAACGGCGTACTGCTCAATCCGACCCGGCTCTACCCGGTGCTGGACGCGGCGACGAAGGCGCTGACCACGGACCCCGGGCTGGACACCCTGAAGGACCTCTACGAGCTGGTGCGCGGCATGCGCAACGTACCGACCGACAAGGTGCAGTTCCTGACCGTCCCCCGGAAGCCGTACACCGCCGACCCGAACCGGGACGAACTCGTACAACCCGACGCGGACAGGCTCTTCAAGCAACTGCGCGACGACACACCCCTCGCAGTGGTTCCGGCGGATCAGCTCAACGGCGACCAGGGCAAGAACACCGGCCAGGGTTCGGAACATTCACAGAATGAACAGGATGACGGCGGCAAGAGCCAGCCGGGCGAGGGGTCCACGGAAGGGGAATCGGGCGCTACCGGCGCTCCGGGCGCCGGCCCCACACCCACCTATTCGGGGAACAACGCGGCCGCCGACCTGTGTAAGCGGTAA
- a CDS encoding peptidoglycan recognition protein family protein — protein sequence MRAFIASSIGVTCAAALVLPLAAPAGAAPDTPAHSAAMGPAPAEASEPAPLSGSTQSLALTSLPAASARATGQPIAVAAGQGLTERDVRAFSMVGVVWDDVSAELHGTAQVRTRATGTHRWSGWQDLETHNAEHSADPGTAERDSGAARGSTAPLWVGDSDGVEVRVNPEAPDARGGSAPSVPLPGGLRLELVDPGKDPRQVPATGVAGADRTAGITALPALSRLATDAAAGYVPGAAPLIGPRPRIITRQGWGADEKLRERAFTYTKSVKAAFIHHSATGNNYACSQAPAVLRGIYRYHVRSSGWRDIGYNFAVDKCGNIYEGRAGGVTKAVMGAHTLGFNTNTMGIAVLGTFSDANPPAAAVNAVAKLTAWKLGLYGANPKGRVTLVSGGSNKYKEGKKVELNVISGHRDGFATECPGARLYKKLGTARTSSARLQGR from the coding sequence ATGCGTGCCTTCATTGCATCCTCCATTGGTGTCACCTGCGCGGCAGCTCTCGTACTACCGCTCGCCGCGCCCGCGGGCGCCGCCCCCGACACCCCCGCCCACTCGGCCGCCATGGGCCCCGCGCCCGCCGAGGCGTCCGAACCCGCCCCGCTGTCCGGTTCTACGCAGTCGCTGGCCCTGACCTCCCTGCCCGCCGCCTCCGCGCGCGCCACCGGTCAACCCATAGCAGTGGCCGCCGGACAAGGGCTGACCGAGCGTGACGTCCGCGCGTTCTCCATGGTCGGCGTCGTCTGGGACGACGTGAGCGCCGAACTCCACGGCACCGCCCAGGTCCGTACCCGTGCCACCGGCACCCACCGCTGGTCCGGCTGGCAGGACCTGGAGACGCACAACGCCGAGCACTCCGCCGACCCCGGCACCGCCGAACGCGACTCGGGCGCCGCCCGCGGCTCCACCGCCCCGCTCTGGGTCGGTGACTCCGACGGCGTCGAGGTCCGGGTGAACCCCGAGGCCCCCGACGCCCGGGGCGGCTCCGCGCCCTCCGTACCGCTGCCCGGCGGGCTGCGCCTCGAACTCGTCGACCCCGGCAAGGACCCGCGGCAAGTTCCCGCCACCGGTGTTGCCGGCGCCGACCGCACCGCGGGCATCACGGCGCTCCCCGCCCTGAGCAGGCTCGCGACCGACGCGGCCGCCGGCTACGTGCCCGGCGCCGCGCCGTTGATCGGACCCCGCCCGCGCATCATCACCCGCCAGGGCTGGGGCGCCGACGAGAAGCTCCGCGAGCGCGCCTTCACGTACACCAAGAGCGTCAAGGCGGCCTTCATCCACCACAGCGCCACCGGCAACAACTACGCGTGCTCCCAGGCGCCCGCGGTGCTGCGCGGCATCTACCGCTACCACGTCAGGAGCAGCGGCTGGCGCGACATCGGCTACAACTTCGCCGTCGACAAGTGCGGAAACATCTACGAGGGCCGGGCCGGCGGCGTGACGAAGGCCGTCATGGGCGCACACACCCTCGGCTTCAACACCAACACCATGGGCATCGCGGTGCTCGGGACCTTCAGCGACGCGAACCCGCCCGCCGCCGCGGTCAACGCCGTCGCGAAGCTCACCGCCTGGAAGCTCGGCCTCTACGGAGCCAACCCGAAGGGCAGGGTGACCCTGGTCTCGGGCGGAAGCAACAAGTACAAGGAGGGCAAGAAGGTCGAACTCAACGTCATCTCCGGCCACCGGGACGGTTTCGCAACCGAATGCCCCGGAGCGCGTCTCTACAAGAAGCTCGGCACGGCTCGGACCAGTTCGGCCCGACTCCAGGGCCGCTGA
- a CDS encoding LCP family protein: MDAQSRGRAEDIDPADQWVLNPDTGDYELRLNQSGGDSGGRSDTSAPRASRRRGAVREDGGERRGAPAEGPRRSREVPRQGGRRSGRGPRGQEPSGPVENRAGRRKRKASTPRRKKALIWTGGVMAFLLVGVSVGGYALYQHFNGNLNSVDIGDVGNKDVVTANAPLNILVIGTDKRTGKGNEGYGDAGSVGHADTNILFHVSKDRTNATAMSIPRDLITNIPDCTTRQSDGSEKAIPGADHVRFNTSLGQDDRDPGCTMETVKELTGLEVDHFMMVDFNAVKTLSTAVGGVKICLDHAVNDSKSHLNLPAGDNTIQGEDALAYVRTRHAYANESDLDRIKGQQQFVGSMIRQIKSDDTLTSPTKLFKLANAATKALTVDQAIASVPKLTSLAKELTKIDTKNITFVTMPVIDNPEEKTPVTVVPHPTQAEQLFSMMRDDTSLTEVAVQKKKAKSKQDALLKGTKAAAADVRVDVYNGGKIPGAAQQTVTWLQNNKGVLKSTNKANAPAKTARTTLEYAPNQADQARALAGMMGLPGSAMKQGTEDAEGLQAMVLTLGADFKGAGTSITGPAKIDIPKSSADKAGCSK; encoded by the coding sequence GTGGATGCGCAAAGCCGTGGGCGGGCGGAAGATATTGATCCCGCAGACCAATGGGTCCTCAACCCGGACACCGGCGACTACGAACTGCGACTGAACCAATCCGGAGGGGATTCGGGCGGTCGCTCGGACACTTCGGCCCCGCGTGCTTCCCGGCGCAGAGGCGCCGTCCGTGAGGACGGCGGCGAACGCCGGGGTGCGCCGGCCGAGGGTCCGCGCCGTAGCCGCGAGGTGCCGCGCCAGGGCGGCCGCCGTTCGGGCCGCGGGCCGCGTGGCCAGGAGCCTTCCGGCCCGGTCGAGAACAGGGCCGGCCGCCGCAAGCGCAAGGCCTCGACGCCACGTCGCAAGAAGGCGCTGATCTGGACGGGCGGCGTGATGGCGTTCCTGCTCGTCGGCGTCTCGGTCGGCGGGTACGCGTTGTACCAGCACTTCAACGGCAACCTGAACTCCGTGGACATCGGCGATGTCGGCAACAAGGACGTCGTCACGGCCAACGCGCCCCTCAACATATTGGTCATCGGTACCGACAAGCGGACCGGCAAAGGCAATGAGGGCTACGGCGACGCGGGAAGTGTCGGCCACGCCGACACGAACATCCTGTTCCACGTGTCCAAGGACCGCACCAACGCAACCGCGATGAGCATCCCCCGCGACCTCATCACGAACATCCCGGACTGCACCACCAGGCAGTCGGACGGTTCGGAGAAGGCTATCCCGGGCGCCGACCACGTCCGTTTCAACACGAGCCTCGGCCAGGACGACCGTGACCCGGGCTGCACGATGGAGACGGTCAAGGAACTCACGGGCCTGGAGGTCGACCACTTCATGATGGTCGACTTCAACGCGGTCAAGACCCTGTCCACGGCGGTCGGCGGCGTCAAGATCTGCCTCGATCACGCCGTCAACGACAGCAAGTCGCACCTCAACCTCCCGGCGGGCGACAACACCATCCAGGGCGAGGACGCGCTGGCGTACGTACGGACCAGGCACGCCTACGCCAACGAGAGCGACCTCGACCGGATCAAGGGCCAGCAGCAGTTCGTCGGGTCGATGATCCGGCAGATCAAGTCGGACGACACCCTGACCAGCCCGACGAAGCTGTTCAAGCTGGCGAACGCGGCGACGAAGGCCCTGACGGTCGACCAGGCCATCGCCTCGGTGCCGAAGCTGACCTCGCTCGCCAAGGAACTCACCAAGATCGACACGAAGAACATCACCTTCGTCACGATGCCGGTGATCGACAACCCGGAGGAGAAGACGCCCGTCACGGTCGTCCCGCACCCCACGCAGGCGGAGCAGCTGTTCTCGATGATGCGCGACGACACCTCCCTGACCGAGGTCGCCGTACAGAAGAAGAAGGCCAAGAGCAAGCAGGACGCGCTCCTCAAGGGAACCAAGGCAGCCGCCGCCGACGTCCGTGTCGACGTGTACAACGGCGGCAAGATCCCCGGCGCCGCCCAGCAGACCGTGACCTGGCTCCAGAACAACAAGGGTGTCCTGAAGTCCACGAACAAGGCCAACGCCCCGGCGAAGACCGCCAGGACGACGCTGGAATACGCGCCGAACCAGGCGGACCAGGCCCGTGCGCTGGCCGGGATGATGGGCCTGCCCGGCTCCGCGATGAAGCAGGGCACCGAGGACGCCGAGGGGCTGCAGGCGATGGTCCTGACGCTGGGGGCGGACTTCAAGGGCGCGGGGACCTCCATCACCGGACCGGCGAAGATCGACATTCCGAAGTCCAGTGCCGACAAGGCGGGGTGCTCCAAGTGA